A region of Lichenibacterium dinghuense DNA encodes the following proteins:
- a CDS encoding ABC transporter permease — protein MGFVLAQFLTGLAGASSLFLVASGLSIVFGVTRVVNFAHGAFAMLGAYAAYTLAERFEGPLGFWGSIVAASLATAAVGAAVEVVLLRRLYRAPELFQLLATFGLTLVFEDLVVILWGPDDLLGPRAPGLGGAVRILGQPVPSYDLLLVALGPLALGLLWLLFHRTRFGVLVRAATEDRDTLAALGVDARWLFTAVFALGALMAGFAGAVQIPREAVDHGLDLRLVVDAFAVVVIGGLGSVGGAFLASVLVAELDSFGILLLPGLSLVLVFAVMAAVLTLRPHGLLGRPQPPARAAVAPGLRPWAPFGPPARAAVALVVAVLACLPLWGGDYLLTVGAQVLVFAVFAASLQFLLSAGGLVSFGHAASFGLGAYGAALAARHLGLPMLPALGCGVALAAAGAALAGWFCVRLSGVYLAMLTLAFAQIAWSVAFTWTAVTGGDNGLLGLRPDGWAASPGAFYLLCLAGAVAAVALTRGLVFSPFGFGLRALRDAAPRAEALGLARAPMQWAAFVLAGGLAGLAGGLFAFLKGSVFPDALGIATSVDGLAMVLIGGVGTVSGGVAGAAVYEALSVWLVSVTDHSKLALGLAIVALVLLCPAGLGGLTARLARPSAGAEA, from the coding sequence TTGGGTTTCGTCCTCGCGCAGTTCCTCACCGGCCTCGCCGGCGCGTCCTCGCTGTTCCTCGTGGCCTCCGGCCTGTCGATCGTCTTCGGCGTCACCCGCGTCGTGAACTTCGCCCACGGCGCCTTCGCGATGCTGGGCGCCTACGCGGCCTACACGCTGGCGGAGCGCTTCGAGGGGCCGCTCGGCTTCTGGGGCTCCATCGTCGCGGCCTCGCTCGCCACCGCCGCCGTCGGCGCGGCCGTCGAGGTCGTCCTGCTGCGCCGCCTCTACCGCGCGCCCGAGCTGTTCCAGCTCCTCGCGACCTTCGGCCTGACCCTCGTCTTCGAGGACCTCGTCGTGATCCTGTGGGGGCCGGACGACCTGCTCGGGCCGCGCGCGCCCGGCCTCGGCGGCGCGGTGCGGATCCTCGGGCAGCCCGTGCCGAGCTACGACCTGCTGCTGGTCGCCCTCGGGCCGCTCGCCCTCGGGCTCCTGTGGCTGCTGTTTCACCGCACGCGCTTCGGCGTGCTGGTGCGCGCCGCCACCGAGGACCGCGACACGCTGGCGGCGCTCGGCGTCGACGCGCGCTGGCTGTTCACCGCCGTCTTCGCGCTCGGCGCCCTCATGGCGGGCTTCGCCGGCGCCGTGCAGATCCCGCGCGAGGCCGTCGACCACGGCCTCGACCTCCGCCTCGTCGTCGACGCCTTCGCGGTGGTGGTGATCGGCGGCCTCGGCAGCGTCGGCGGCGCCTTCCTGGCCTCGGTGCTGGTGGCGGAGCTCGACAGCTTCGGGATCCTGCTCCTGCCCGGCCTGTCGCTGGTGCTGGTCTTCGCCGTGATGGCGGCCGTGCTGACGCTGCGGCCCCACGGCCTGCTCGGCCGCCCCCAGCCGCCGGCCCGCGCCGCCGTCGCGCCGGGCCTCCGCCCCTGGGCGCCCTTCGGCCCGCCCGCCCGCGCCGCCGTGGCCCTCGTCGTCGCGGTCCTGGCCTGCCTGCCGCTGTGGGGCGGCGACTACCTGCTCACGGTCGGAGCGCAGGTGCTGGTCTTCGCGGTCTTCGCGGCCAGCCTGCAGTTCCTCCTGTCGGCCGGCGGGCTGGTGAGCTTCGGCCACGCCGCCTCCTTCGGCCTCGGCGCCTACGGGGCGGCCCTCGCCGCCAGGCACCTCGGCCTGCCGATGCTGCCCGCGCTCGGCTGCGGCGTGGCCCTCGCGGCGGCCGGCGCCGCCCTGGCCGGGTGGTTCTGCGTGCGGCTGTCGGGCGTGTACCTCGCCATGCTCACCCTGGCCTTCGCCCAGATCGCCTGGTCGGTCGCCTTTACCTGGACGGCCGTCACGGGCGGCGACAACGGCCTCCTCGGCCTGCGCCCGGACGGCTGGGCCGCTTCACCCGGCGCCTTCTACCTCCTGTGCCTCGCCGGCGCGGTCGCGGCCGTGGCCCTCACCCGCGGCCTCGTCTTCTCGCCCTTCGGCTTCGGGCTGCGCGCCCTGCGCGACGCGGCCCCGCGCGCGGAGGCCCTCGGCCTCGCCCGCGCGCCGATGCAGTGGGCCGCCTTCGTGCTGGCCGGCGGATTGGCCGGCCTCGCGGGCGGCCTCTTCGCCTTCCTCAAGGGCAGCGTCTTCCCAGACGCGCTCGGCATCGCGACCTCGGTGGACGGGCTCGCCATGGTGCTGATCGGCGGCGTCGGCACCGTGTCGGGCGGCGTCGCGGGCGCGGCGGTCTACGAGGCCCTGTCGGTGTGGCTGGTGTCGGTGACCGACCATTCCAAGCTCGCGCTCGGCCTCGCCATCGTGGCGCTCGTGCTGCTCTGCCCGGCCGGCCTCGGCGGCCTTACGGCCCGCCTCGCGCGGCCCTCCGCCGGGGCGGAAGCGTGA
- a CDS encoding aldo/keto reductase family oxidoreductase: MSPIEQSGTFALGTRRVHRLGYGAMQLAGPGVYGPPKDPAAALAVLRAAVEAGVDHIDTSDFYGPHVTNGLIRDALHPYPQDLTIVTKVGAVRGADRSWNPAFSAAELAGAVEDNLRNLGREVMDVVNFRCMFDAHGPAEGSVEAPLTALAELQRRGLVRHIGLSNATAAQVTEGRRVCEIVCVQNNYNLAHRADDALIDALARDGIAYVPFFPLGGFTPLQSGVLSGVAARLGHTPLQVALAWLLRRSPNVLLIPGTSSVAHLRENVAAGGVALPDDAAAELDGIAARGAA, encoded by the coding sequence ATGTCCCCCATCGAACAGTCCGGCACCTTCGCGCTCGGGACGCGGCGCGTCCATCGCCTCGGCTACGGCGCCATGCAGCTCGCCGGCCCCGGCGTCTACGGGCCGCCGAAGGACCCCGCCGCCGCCCTGGCGGTGCTGCGCGCGGCCGTGGAGGCCGGCGTGGACCACATCGACACCAGCGACTTCTACGGCCCGCACGTCACCAACGGGCTGATCCGGGACGCGCTGCACCCCTACCCGCAGGACCTCACCATCGTCACCAAGGTCGGCGCGGTGCGGGGCGCGGACAGGTCCTGGAATCCGGCCTTCTCGGCCGCCGAGCTGGCGGGCGCGGTGGAGGACAACCTGCGCAACCTCGGCCGCGAGGTGATGGACGTGGTGAACTTCCGCTGCATGTTCGACGCCCACGGCCCCGCCGAGGGCTCGGTCGAGGCGCCGCTGACCGCGCTGGCGGAGCTGCAGCGGCGGGGGCTGGTCCGCCACATCGGGCTCAGCAACGCCACGGCCGCGCAGGTGACCGAGGGGCGGCGCGTCTGCGAGATCGTCTGCGTGCAGAACAACTACAACCTCGCGCACCGCGCCGACGACGCGCTGATCGACGCGCTCGCCCGCGACGGCATCGCCTATGTGCCCTTCTTCCCGCTCGGCGGTTTCACCCCGCTCCAGTCCGGGGTGCTGTCCGGCGTGGCGGCGCGGCTCGGGCACACGCCGCTGCAGGTGGCGCTGGCCTGGCTGCTGCGCCGCTCGCCCAACGTGCTGCTGATCCCGGGCACGTCCTCGGTGGCGCATCTGCGCGAGAACGTCGCGGCCGGCGGGGTGGCGTTGCCCGACGACGCCGCGGCCGAGCTCGACGGCATCGCGGCCCGCGGGGCGGCTTGA
- a CDS encoding hydantoinase B/oxoprolinase family protein — MTDPTPPAPGWQFWIDRGGTFTDVVARAPGGALTTHKLLSEDPGRYRDAAVAGIKAVLGVPPDAPIPPGLVAAVKMGTTVATNALLERKGERTLLLVNRGFADALRIGNQARPRLFDLEITLPTLLHERVVEVAGRVAVDGSEVEPLDEEAARAALEAARAEGIGAVAIALMHSWKHPEHERRLAALARAAGFAQVSASHEASPLLRLIPRADTAVVDAYLSPVLRRYVDQVASELGDAPLYFMQSHGGLAEAHAFAGKDAILSGPAGGIVGAARTAALAGFTDVIGFDMGGTSTDVALYAGAYERSFETEVAGVRVRAPMMAINTVAAGGGSLLHFDGLRFRVGPDSAGANPGPAAYRRGGPLTVTDANLLVGKIQPRHFPAIFGPEGDQPLDGDAVRTGFAALAGEIEAATGTARDPRDVAEDFLRIAVANMAQAIKQVSVRRGHDASAFALQCFGGAGGQHACLVADELGIETVLLHPFAGVLSAYGMGLADQTALRERAVELPLDAAALPALRAAAGELGAEARAALLAQGVAGGAVAVEATVHLRYGGTATALPVRLDGLEAMRDAFTAAHRATFGFATPERPLVAEAVAVEAVAPGEPAAEAELPRRGEGAPEPVDRVALWSGGCEHGAPVYDRPALLAGDWVAGPALIREPIGTVVVEPGWAAEVTALGHVVLRRALARAGERDADASRPDPMRLELFNNLFMHVAEQTGLVLQNTSLSVNIRERLDFSCAIFDAEGNLVANAPHVPVHLGAMGESVKAVIRSRGATLKPGDAVALNDPSNGGTHLPDITVITPVFGPDGRTIRFFVGSRGHHADVGGSTPGSTPPFSRRLAEEGVVLDDVLLVDGGHFREDAFRALLAGAEFPARSPDVNVADIKAQVAANRGGAAELQRVVDRYGWEVVRAYMGHVMDNAEESVRRLLTRLDGGAFDYAMDDGTPLRVRVTVDRAAREAVVDFTGTGPQRPGNFNAPAAVTRAVVLYCFRCLVGTDVPLNDGCLKPLRIVVPPGTFLSPGPGAAVVAGNTEVSQAACNALFGALGALACSQATMNNLLFGDATRQYYETVAGGTGAGPAFDGQSAVQTHMTNTRMTDPEVLELRYPVRLEEFSIRRGSGGAGRHRGGDGARRRIRFLEPMTAVVVASRRTVAPFGLDGGADGAPGRQWVERADGTVQPMGGSDAAELAAGDVLVLETPGGGGYGAAQG; from the coding sequence ATGACCGACCCCACCCCTCCGGCGCCCGGCTGGCAGTTCTGGATCGACCGGGGCGGCACCTTCACGGACGTGGTGGCCCGCGCGCCGGGCGGCGCCCTCACCACCCACAAGCTGCTCAGCGAGGATCCCGGCCGCTACCGCGACGCGGCCGTGGCGGGCATCAAGGCGGTGTTGGGCGTGCCGCCCGATGCGCCGATCCCGCCCGGCCTCGTCGCGGCCGTGAAGATGGGCACCACGGTGGCCACCAACGCGCTGCTGGAGCGCAAGGGCGAGCGCACGCTGCTCCTCGTCAACCGCGGCTTCGCCGACGCGCTGCGCATCGGCAACCAGGCCCGCCCGCGGCTGTTCGACCTGGAGATCACCCTGCCCACGCTGCTGCACGAGCGCGTGGTCGAGGTGGCGGGGCGCGTCGCCGTCGACGGCAGCGAGGTCGAGCCGCTCGACGAGGAGGCTGCCCGCGCGGCCCTGGAGGCGGCCAGGGCCGAGGGCATCGGCGCCGTGGCGATCGCGCTGATGCACAGCTGGAAGCATCCCGAGCACGAGCGCCGGCTGGCCGCGCTCGCCCGCGCGGCCGGCTTCGCGCAGGTGTCGGCGAGCCACGAGGCGAGCCCGCTGCTGCGCCTCATCCCGCGCGCCGACACGGCGGTGGTGGACGCCTACCTGTCGCCGGTGCTGCGCCGCTACGTCGACCAGGTGGCCTCCGAGCTCGGCGACGCGCCGCTCTACTTCATGCAGTCGCACGGCGGGCTCGCCGAGGCCCACGCCTTCGCGGGCAAGGACGCCATCCTGTCCGGCCCCGCGGGCGGCATCGTCGGCGCGGCCCGCACGGCGGCGCTCGCGGGCTTCACCGACGTCATCGGCTTCGACATGGGCGGCACCTCTACCGACGTCGCGCTCTACGCCGGCGCCTACGAGCGGAGCTTCGAGACCGAGGTGGCGGGCGTGCGGGTGCGCGCGCCCATGATGGCGATCAACACGGTGGCGGCGGGCGGCGGCTCGCTGCTGCACTTCGACGGGCTGCGCTTCCGCGTCGGGCCGGACAGCGCCGGCGCGAACCCCGGCCCGGCCGCCTACCGCCGCGGCGGCCCGCTCACCGTCACCGACGCCAACCTGCTGGTCGGCAAGATCCAGCCCCGGCACTTCCCGGCCATCTTCGGGCCGGAGGGCGACCAGCCGCTCGACGGGGACGCCGTGCGGACGGGCTTCGCCGCGCTGGCGGGCGAGATCGAGGCGGCGACCGGCACGGCGCGCGACCCCCGCGACGTGGCCGAGGATTTCCTGCGCATCGCCGTCGCCAACATGGCGCAGGCGATCAAGCAGGTGTCGGTGCGGCGCGGCCACGACGCCTCGGCCTTCGCGCTGCAGTGCTTCGGCGGCGCCGGCGGGCAGCACGCCTGCCTTGTGGCGGACGAGCTCGGCATCGAGACGGTGCTGCTCCACCCCTTCGCGGGCGTGCTGTCGGCCTACGGCATGGGCCTCGCCGACCAGACCGCCCTGCGCGAGCGCGCCGTGGAGCTGCCGCTCGACGCGGCGGCCCTGCCGGCGTTGCGCGCCGCCGCCGGGGAGCTGGGGGCCGAGGCCCGCGCGGCCCTGCTGGCCCAGGGCGTCGCCGGGGGCGCGGTCGCGGTCGAGGCGACCGTGCACCTGCGCTACGGCGGCACCGCCACGGCGCTGCCGGTGCGGCTCGACGGGCTCGAGGCCATGCGGGACGCCTTCACGGCGGCGCACCGCGCGACCTTCGGCTTCGCGACGCCCGAGCGCCCTCTCGTCGCCGAGGCGGTGGCGGTCGAGGCGGTGGCGCCGGGCGAGCCCGCCGCCGAGGCCGAGCTGCCGCGGCGAGGCGAGGGGGCGCCCGAGCCGGTCGACCGCGTCGCCCTGTGGAGCGGCGGGTGCGAGCACGGCGCGCCCGTCTACGACCGGCCGGCGCTGCTGGCCGGCGACTGGGTGGCCGGCCCGGCGCTGATCCGGGAGCCCATCGGCACGGTCGTGGTCGAGCCCGGCTGGGCCGCCGAGGTGACGGCGCTCGGCCACGTCGTGCTGCGGCGGGCGTTGGCCCGCGCCGGCGAGCGGGACGCCGACGCGTCCAGGCCGGACCCGATGCGGCTGGAGCTGTTCAACAACCTGTTCATGCACGTCGCCGAGCAGACCGGGCTGGTGCTGCAGAACACCTCGCTGTCGGTCAACATCCGCGAGCGGCTCGACTTCTCCTGCGCGATCTTCGACGCGGAGGGCAACCTCGTCGCCAACGCGCCCCACGTGCCGGTGCACCTCGGCGCCATGGGCGAGAGCGTGAAGGCGGTGATCCGCAGCCGCGGCGCGACGCTGAAGCCCGGCGACGCAGTGGCGCTGAACGACCCGTCCAACGGCGGCACCCACCTACCCGACATCACCGTCATCACGCCGGTCTTCGGGCCGGACGGGCGCACCATCCGCTTCTTCGTCGGCTCGCGCGGCCACCACGCCGACGTCGGCGGCTCGACGCCGGGCTCGACGCCGCCCTTCTCGCGGCGCCTCGCGGAGGAGGGCGTCGTGCTCGACGATGTCCTGCTCGTCGACGGCGGCCACTTCCGCGAGGACGCGTTCCGGGCGCTGCTGGCGGGCGCCGAGTTCCCGGCGCGCTCGCCCGACGTCAACGTGGCGGACATCAAGGCCCAGGTGGCGGCCAACCGCGGCGGCGCGGCCGAGCTCCAGCGCGTGGTCGACCGCTACGGCTGGGAGGTGGTGCGGGCCTACATGGGCCACGTGATGGACAACGCCGAGGAGAGCGTCCGCCGCCTTCTGACGCGGCTCGACGGCGGCGCCTTCGACTACGCGATGGACGACGGCACGCCGCTGCGCGTGCGGGTGACGGTGGACCGCGCGGCGCGGGAGGCCGTGGTCGACTTCACCGGCACAGGCCCGCAGCGGCCGGGCAACTTCAACGCGCCCGCGGCCGTGACGCGCGCCGTGGTGCTGTACTGCTTCCGCTGCCTCGTCGGCACGGACGTGCCGCTCAACGACGGCTGCCTGAAGCCGCTCCGCATCGTCGTGCCGCCCGGCACCTTCCTGTCGCCGGGGCCCGGCGCGGCCGTCGTGGCGGGCAACACGGAGGTGAGCCAAGCCGCCTGCAACGCGCTGTTCGGCGCGCTCGGCGCCCTCGCGTGCAGCCAAGCCACGATGAACAACCTGCTGTTCGGCGACGCGACGCGGCAATATTACGAGACGGTGGCGGGCGGCACCGGCGCGGGGCCGGCCTTCGACGGCCAGTCCGCCGTGCAGACCCACATGACCAACACCCGCATGACCGACCCCGAGGTGCTGGAGCTGCGCTACCCCGTGCGGCTGGAGGAGTTCTCCATCCGCCGCGGCTCGGGCGGCGCCGGGCGCCACCGCGGCGGCGACGGCGCGCGACGCCGCATCCGCTTCCTCGAGCCCATGACGGCCGTGGTGGTGGCCTCGCGCCGCACGGTCGCGCCCTTCGGGCTCGACGGGGGCGCCGACGGCGCGCCGGGCCGGCAGTGGGTCGAGCGCGCGGACGGGACCGTGCAGCCGATGGGCGGCTCCGACGCCGCGGAGCTGGCGGCCGGCGACGTGCTGGTGCTGGAGACGCCGGGCGGCGGCGGCTACGGGGCGGCGCAGGGCTGA
- a CDS encoding HD-GYP domain-containing protein codes for MRVGTERGKAGGRGTVRLSEVLGALSHALDLTEGQPPGHCVRATWIGLRVGRALGLPEPALWELYYTVMMKDLGCSSNAARICELYLSDDIGFKRDFKAINDSLPAVLGFVFSHTGLKAGLGDRLRAILNILQNGGQIADGLIETRCGRGAAIAESLRLPRAVCDGIRSLDEHWNGGGRPDHLAGDAIPLHARVALLAQVADVFHRAAGRAAALAEVRKRSGSWLDPAAVAAFERAAAEPDFWATLEAEGIDEAVFALEPAGPAATIDEDYLDDIARAFAHVIDSKSPFTSGHSERVAVYADLVAAELGYDAARRRWLRRAALLHDIGKLGVSNAILDKPGKLDDREWAEMRDHAALSERILERVTPFREMARIGGAHHERLDGRGYPRGLAGDAIEPETRIVSVADVFDALTADRPYRAALPVPKALDIMRADLGAAFDPVCFAALERALDRMSLELSRAA; via the coding sequence ATGCGGGTCGGGACGGAGCGGGGGAAGGCGGGAGGCCGCGGGACGGTGCGGCTGTCCGAGGTCCTGGGCGCGCTGAGCCACGCGCTCGACCTCACCGAGGGGCAGCCGCCCGGCCACTGCGTGCGGGCGACCTGGATCGGCCTCCGCGTCGGCCGCGCGCTCGGCCTCCCCGAGCCGGCGCTGTGGGAGCTCTACTACACGGTGATGATGAAGGACCTCGGCTGCTCGTCCAACGCGGCCCGGATCTGCGAGCTGTACCTGTCCGACGACATCGGCTTCAAGCGCGACTTCAAGGCGATCAACGACAGCCTGCCGGCCGTGCTCGGCTTCGTCTTCTCCCACACGGGGCTCAAGGCGGGCCTCGGGGACCGCCTGCGGGCGATCCTCAACATCCTGCAGAACGGCGGACAGATCGCCGACGGGCTCATCGAGACGCGGTGCGGGCGCGGCGCCGCCATCGCGGAGAGCCTGCGCCTGCCGCGCGCCGTGTGCGACGGCATCCGCTCGCTCGACGAGCACTGGAACGGCGGCGGGCGGCCCGACCACCTCGCCGGCGACGCCATCCCGCTCCACGCCCGCGTGGCGCTGCTGGCGCAGGTGGCCGACGTGTTCCACCGCGCGGCGGGGCGCGCGGCGGCGCTGGCCGAGGTGCGCAAGCGCTCGGGCTCCTGGCTCGACCCCGCGGCCGTCGCGGCCTTCGAGCGCGCCGCCGCGGAGCCGGACTTCTGGGCGACGCTGGAGGCCGAGGGCATCGACGAGGCGGTCTTCGCCCTGGAGCCGGCCGGCCCCGCGGCGACGATCGACGAGGACTACCTCGACGACATCGCCCGCGCCTTCGCGCATGTCATCGATTCCAAGAGCCCGTTCACCTCGGGCCATTCGGAGCGGGTCGCCGTCTACGCCGACCTCGTGGCGGCCGAGCTCGGCTACGACGCGGCGCGGCGGCGCTGGCTGCGCCGCGCGGCCCTCCTGCACGACATCGGCAAGCTCGGCGTCAGCAACGCCATCCTGGACAAGCCGGGCAAGCTCGACGACCGGGAATGGGCGGAGATGCGCGACCACGCCGCCCTGTCCGAGCGCATCCTGGAGCGGGTGACGCCGTTCCGCGAGATGGCGCGGATCGGGGGCGCCCACCACGAGCGTCTCGACGGGCGGGGCTACCCGCGCGGCCTCGCCGGCGACGCGATCGAACCCGAGACCCGCATCGTGTCGGTGGCCGACGTCTTCGACGCGCTGACGGCCGACCGCCCCTACCGCGCCGCCCTGCCCGTGCCGAAGGCGCTCGACATCATGCGGGCCGACCTCGGCGCGGCCTTCGACCCCGTCTGCTTCGCCGCCCTGGAGCGGGCGCTCGACCGGATGTCGCTCGAGCTGAGCCGCGCGGCGTGA
- a CDS encoding LysR family transcriptional regulator — protein sequence MRASLADLEAFVAVARAGGFRDAARAGGMSASSLSEAVRRLEDRLGLRLLHRTTRSVAPTEAGDRLLARLGPALGEVDDALAAVEGFRGRPAGTLRLNVPASASRLVLPRIVPPFLAAYPEIRLEVTTDESFVDVLAAGCDAGIRYDERLEQDVIAVPIGPRVQRFATAAAPAYLDRRGRPEHPRDLLAHACLLSRFPSGARVAWEFERRGEAVRVEPGGPLVVQAGGGSDLAVAAAVAGSGIVSLFEDWLAPELASGALEPVLEEWWPSFPGPFLYYPGRRLVPPPLRAFVDFVKAGDAPRRLAAAGEGVRSPGQRTAPATSHDP from the coding sequence ATGCGGGCGAGCTTGGCGGACCTCGAAGCCTTCGTGGCGGTGGCGCGCGCCGGCGGCTTCCGCGACGCCGCGCGGGCCGGGGGGATGAGCGCGTCCAGCCTGAGCGAGGCGGTGCGGCGGCTGGAGGACCGGCTCGGCCTGCGCCTGCTCCACCGCACCACCCGCAGCGTCGCGCCCACCGAGGCGGGGGATCGACTGCTCGCGCGGCTCGGCCCGGCGCTCGGCGAGGTCGACGACGCGCTCGCCGCCGTGGAGGGCTTCCGCGGCCGGCCCGCGGGGACGCTGCGGCTCAACGTGCCCGCCAGCGCGTCGCGGCTGGTGCTGCCCCGCATCGTGCCGCCCTTCCTGGCCGCCTATCCCGAGATCCGGCTGGAGGTGACCACGGACGAGAGCTTCGTGGACGTGCTGGCGGCGGGCTGCGACGCCGGCATCCGCTACGACGAGCGCCTGGAGCAGGACGTCATCGCCGTGCCGATCGGCCCGCGGGTCCAGCGCTTCGCGACCGCTGCGGCCCCGGCCTACCTCGACCGCCGCGGGCGGCCGGAACACCCGCGCGACCTCCTGGCCCACGCCTGCCTGTTGTCGCGCTTCCCGAGCGGCGCCCGCGTCGCCTGGGAGTTCGAGCGGCGCGGCGAGGCGGTGCGGGTCGAGCCCGGCGGCCCGCTGGTGGTGCAGGCCGGCGGCGGCTCCGACCTCGCCGTCGCGGCCGCGGTGGCCGGGAGCGGGATCGTCAGCCTGTTCGAGGACTGGCTCGCGCCCGAGCTCGCCTCCGGCGCGCTCGAACCCGTGCTGGAGGAGTGGTGGCCGAGCTTCCCCGGCCCGTTCCTGTATTACCCCGGCCGCCGCCTCGTGCCGCCGCCGCTGCGCGCCTTCGTGGACTTCGTGAAGGCCGGCGATGCGCCCCGGCGGTTGGCGGCCGCCGGCGAGGGCGTTAGGTCTCCGGGACAGCGCACCGCGCCCGCGACGAGCCACGACCCATGA
- a CDS encoding ABC transporter ATP-binding protein, with protein MTPLLAASNLAKSFGGVEAVRGVGLTVGAGEVVALIGPNGAGKSTLFGLLNGQVRPDAGTVRLAGRDVTGWPPRRVARAGVGRTFQVAATFGSMTVRENVGTAVLIRTGRVGRLLGRADVGAEAEALLDRAGLVGAADRPAAALAYGDVKRLELAMALAGRPRLLLMDEPTAGMAPGERGATMRATVAEARRAGIGLLFTEHDMDVVFAHADRVLVLSRGRLIAEGPPEAVRRDPEVRAVYLGEDIRR; from the coding sequence GTGACGCCGCTCCTCGCCGCGTCGAATCTCGCGAAGTCCTTCGGCGGGGTCGAGGCCGTGCGCGGCGTGGGCCTCACGGTCGGGGCCGGCGAGGTCGTGGCGCTGATCGGACCCAACGGCGCCGGCAAGAGCACCCTGTTCGGCCTGCTGAACGGCCAGGTGAGGCCGGACGCCGGCACGGTGCGGCTCGCCGGCCGCGACGTCACCGGCTGGCCGCCGCGCCGCGTGGCGCGGGCCGGTGTCGGCCGCACCTTCCAGGTCGCCGCCACCTTCGGCTCCATGACGGTGCGCGAGAACGTCGGCACCGCCGTCCTGATCCGCACGGGGCGGGTCGGGCGGCTCCTCGGCCGTGCCGACGTGGGCGCCGAGGCCGAGGCGCTGCTCGACCGCGCCGGCCTCGTCGGCGCCGCGGACCGCCCCGCCGCGGCGCTGGCCTACGGCGACGTGAAGCGGCTCGAACTCGCCATGGCGCTGGCGGGCCGGCCGAGGCTGCTGCTGATGGACGAGCCCACCGCCGGCATGGCGCCCGGCGAGCGCGGCGCGACCATGCGGGCCACCGTCGCGGAGGCGCGGCGCGCCGGCATCGGCCTCCTGTTCACCGAGCACGACATGGACGTCGTCTTCGCCCACGCCGACCGCGTGCTGGTGCTGAGCCGCGGCCGGCTGATCGCGGAAGGCCCGCCCGAGGCCGTCCGGCGCGACCCGGAGGTGCGCGCCGTCTACCTCGGGGAAGACA
- a CDS encoding fumarate hydratase, with translation MATGEARGPIREEDFIASVADALQYIAVYHPPTFVKALAEVYAREESPAARDAIGQILANSRMSAFGRRPICQDTGTVNAFVKVGMGARFAGGRPLQELVDEGVRRAYTHPDNPLRASIVRDPLGGRRNTGDNTPAVVHVEMVAGDTVSVTVAAKGGGSENKARYTNLAPAASVADWVVSTVETLGAGWCPPGLLGIGVGGSVEKSMVMAKEVLLEKIDMPDLIRRGPSNPAEELRLEIYDRVNALGIGAQGLGGLTTVVDVKVRTFPCHAASKPVGLIPQCAADRYITFTLDGSGPAEFAPPDPSLWPVLDADPAAAAPRRVDLDRLTREEVATWRAGETLLLNGRMLTGRDAAHKRMADLMSRGEPLPVDLRDRAIYYVGPVDAVRDEAVGPAGPTTSTRMDGFTDQLLDRTGLLVMIGKAERGPDTVNSIARHGAAYLIAVGGAAYLVSKAIRSARVLAFADLGMEAIHEFVVEDMPVTVAVDSTGDAVHRTGPARWRRPPVVRVPALADA, from the coding sequence ATGGCGACCGGTGAAGCGCGCGGGCCGATCCGCGAGGAGGACTTCATCGCCAGCGTGGCCGACGCGCTCCAGTACATCGCCGTGTATCACCCGCCGACCTTCGTGAAGGCGCTGGCGGAGGTCTACGCGCGCGAGGAAAGCCCGGCCGCCCGCGACGCCATCGGCCAGATCCTCGCCAACTCGCGCATGTCGGCCTTCGGGCGGCGGCCGATCTGCCAGGACACCGGCACCGTCAACGCCTTCGTCAAGGTCGGCATGGGCGCGCGCTTCGCGGGCGGGCGGCCGCTGCAGGAGCTCGTCGACGAGGGCGTGCGCCGGGCCTACACCCATCCCGACAACCCGCTGCGCGCCTCCATCGTGCGCGACCCGCTGGGCGGGCGGCGCAACACCGGCGACAACACGCCGGCCGTGGTCCACGTCGAGATGGTGGCGGGCGACACCGTCTCCGTCACGGTCGCGGCCAAGGGCGGCGGCTCGGAGAACAAGGCGCGCTACACCAACCTCGCGCCGGCCGCCTCGGTGGCGGACTGGGTCGTCAGCACGGTGGAGACGCTCGGCGCCGGCTGGTGCCCGCCGGGCCTGCTCGGCATCGGCGTCGGCGGCTCGGTCGAGAAGAGCATGGTCATGGCCAAGGAGGTCCTGCTCGAGAAGATCGACATGCCGGACCTCATCCGCCGCGGGCCCTCCAACCCCGCGGAAGAGCTGCGGCTGGAGATCTACGACCGCGTCAACGCCCTCGGCATCGGCGCCCAGGGGCTCGGCGGCCTGACCACGGTGGTGGACGTGAAGGTGCGGACCTTCCCGTGCCACGCGGCCTCGAAGCCCGTGGGGCTGATCCCGCAATGCGCGGCCGACCGCTACATCACCTTCACGCTCGACGGCTCCGGCCCGGCCGAGTTCGCCCCGCCCGACCCGTCGCTGTGGCCGGTGCTCGACGCCGACCCGGCCGCCGCCGCGCCGCGCCGCGTCGACCTCGACCGCCTGACGCGCGAGGAGGTGGCGACCTGGCGGGCCGGGGAAACGCTGCTGCTCAACGGCCGCATGCTGACGGGGCGCGACGCCGCCCACAAGCGCATGGCGGACCTGATGAGCCGCGGCGAGCCGCTGCCGGTCGACCTTCGGGACCGCGCCATCTACTACGTCGGCCCGGTCGACGCCGTGCGCGACGAGGCGGTCGGCCCCGCCGGCCCCACCACCTCGACCCGCATGGACGGCTTCACGGACCAGCTCCTCGACCGGACGGGGCTGCTCGTGATGATCGGCAAGGCCGAGCGCGGGCCCGACACGGTGAACTCCATCGCCCGGCACGGCGCCGCCTACCTCATCGCCGTGGGCGGGGCGGCCTATCTCGTGTCCAAGGCGATCCGCTCGGCGCGCGTGCTGGCCTTCGCCGACCTCGGCATGGAGGCCATCCACGAGTTCGTGGTCGAGGACATGCCGGTGACGGTGGCGGTGGACAGCACCGGCGACGCGGTGCACCGCACCGGGCCGGCGCGCTGGCGCCGGCCGCCGGTGGTGCGGGTGCCGGCGCTGGCCGACGCCTGA